In Pyrus communis chromosome 1, drPyrComm1.1, whole genome shotgun sequence, the following are encoded in one genomic region:
- the LOC137743202 gene encoding probable RNA-dependent RNA polymerase 3 isoform X1 yields the protein MAMADSTVPIKNPSFSPPPSYMAAAGGLNLQPQTYIFLPQSVEQLLRRICEEKKHPWPEDDVLRRLSSLTEMKALELLRQIARAKEVKTLNGYIIWLCQAQYSSSPSQSSLASQFQGVTLTHRCSSAVEQPVAIGNGEAELEALGGLEFRKQFLILNYSGGMQLGSVIAAETIRSWKDLPMHVFETRVWEALGRNYIGKEDRRLTFEWDSGKTHLYHCYVSLDGSCKFKGPFLNKERTLLQKVLGDDNVLMVKFADEGNGTGPSNSYNNKYATYRKVAREGILVGLRRYRFFVFKDGGKEEKKKNPTSSPVKCYFVRTDSDASIDRDVWHMLANRTIYEARSLFMHAHTVSSVATYMARFSLILSKTIRFPVDLSVVNVEFIDEEYCRDESGNLIYRDDKPLIHTDGTGFISEDLALLCPNNISKGKRISNKKIKRLPNHNELDGKGMEKKQPGSRIGEPPLLIQFRLFYKGCAVKGTFLVNKMLPPKTVQIRPSMVKVEIDPELSDNETVNALEIVGTSIPPGKSYLSRNLIALLFHGGVPKEYFMEILERALEDAHSVFCNAHTALKVAVNNGEIDDNSNTARMILCGIPLDESYLQYCLSILIKEEMKGLRRGKLYVPDCYYLMGTADPTGILEKDEVCIILDGGLVSGKVLVYRNPGLHFGDIHVLKATYVKELEYVVGNAKYAIFFSRKGPRSVADEISGGDFDGDLYWVSRNPQLLEYFKPSEPWVPASSAPKAASVKPAKLSKEDLEEQLINLFLTTRFKPSYAMSEAADSWLAMMDRYLTRGDSSIDENLVKANILRLVDIYYDALDAPKKGGKVEVPKDLKVSKFPHYMEKKNSYLSTSILGSIYDTVNEYQPEDLSTREVKKLPIFDVEVPEECLIKWREQYKQYRCDMTSALRDGDREGKNQAAGELITKYREILYGGDDFDKSTRPMGEIFDEAIAIYNICYDYARSAGVSKCGFAWKVAGSALFKLHWIKQGDECPFLVSPSVLKEIL from the exons ATGGCCATGGCGGATTCCACCGTCCCAATAAAAAACCCATCTTTCTCTCCTCCTCCGTCATATATGGCCGCCGCCGGCGGTCTAAATTTGCAACCGCAAACATATATTTTCCTGCCGCAGTCGGTGGAGCAGCTGCTGCGTCGAATTTGCGAAGAGAAAAAGCATCCCTGGCCAGAAGACGACGTTTTGCGGAGGCTGAGTTCGCTGACGGAGATGAAGGCACTCGAGCTCCTCCGTCAGATTGCCCGCGCCAAAGAAGTTAAGACTCTCAACGGTTACATCATCTGGCTCTGTCAGGCCCAGTATTCCTCCTCTCCTTCGCAATCTTCTCTTGCTTCTCAATTCCAAG GTGTGACTCTCACTCATCGCTGCTCCTCAGCTGTTGAGCAACCTGTAGCTATAGGCAATGGAGAAGCAGAGCTGGAAGCTTTGGGAGGACTTGAATTCAGAAAACAGTTTCTGATTCTAAATTACTCTGGAGG AATGCAGTTGGGAAGTGTTATAGCGGCGGAGACTATTAGGAGTTGGAAAGATTTGCCAATGCATGTATTTGAGACCAGAGTTTGGGAAGCTTTGGGTCGCAATTATATCGGCAAGGAAGACCGGCGTTTG ACTTTTGAATGGGATTCGGGAAAAACACACCTCTATCATTGTTATGTTTCTTTGGATGGGAGTTGCAAATTCAAG GGTCCGTttctaaacaaagaaagaactCTCCTACAGAAAGTTTTAGGAGACGACAATGTTTTAATGGTGAAATTCGCTGATGAGGGGAATGGGACAGGGCCCTCAAATTCTTACAATAATAAGTATGCTACATATCGCAAGGTTGCAAGAGAAGGGATTCTTGTAGGGTTGCGACGATATCGTTTCTTTG TGTTCAAAGATGGTGgtaaagaggaaaagaaaaaaaacccaacttcATCACCCGTGAAGTGTTATTTTGTTCGTACGGACTCTGATGCTTCAATTGACAGGGATGTATGGCATATGTTAGCTAACAGAACAATTTATGAAGCAAGATCTCTTTTCATGCATGCCCATACTGTGTCTAGTGTGGCCACCTACATGGCTAG GTTTTCACTCATTCTGTCAAAGACAATCAGATTTCCAGTAGATCTGTCAGTTGTGAATGTTGAGTTTATTGATGAGGAATATTGTAGG GATGAATCTGGTAACCTTATTTACAGAGATGACAAACCGCTTATACATACAGATGGCACTGGATTTATATCTGAGGATTTGGCTTTACTTTGTCCGAATAACATATCCAAAGGAAAGCGTATcagtaataaaaaaatcaag AGACTTCCGAATCATAATGAACTTGATGGCAAGGGTATGGAAAAGAAACAGCCTGGTTCTAGAATCGGGGAACCG CCTTTGCTCATACAGTTCCGACTGTTTTACAAAGGCTGTGCTGTTAAGGGAACGTTTCTTGTCAACAAAATG CTGCCACCGAAAACAGTCCAGATTCGACCTTCAATGGTTAAAGTTGAGATAGATCCAGAACTTTCAGATAATGAAACAGTGAATGCATTAGAGATAGTTGGAACAAG TATTCCACCCGGGAAGTCATATTTATCGAGGAATTTAATTGCGCTTCTATTCCATGGAGGGGTGCCAAAAGAATATTTCATGGAAATACTTGAGAGAGCTTTGGAAGATGCTCATAGTGTTTTCTGCAATGCACATACCGCACTCAAAG TTGCCGTTAACAATGGTGAGATTGATGACAATTCCAATACGGCAAGAATGATCCTATGCGGTATTCCCTTAGACGAATCATATTTGCAATATTGTCTATCGATATTAATAAAAGAGGAAATGAAAGGTCTTAGAAGAGGGAAACTGTATGTTCCTGATTGCTATTACTTGATGGGGACAGCTGATCCAACCGGGATTCTAGAGAAAGACGAAGTTTGCATTATCCT TGACGGCGGACTAGTTTCAGGCAAGGTATTAGTGTATCGGAATCCTGGTTTACACTTCGGGGATATACATGTTTTGAAGGCCACTTATGTGAAGGAGTTAGAATATGTTGTTGGAAATGCCAAGTATGCTATATTTTTCTCTCGCAAAGGCCCGCGTTCTGTAGCTGATGAAATAAGTGGTGGGGATTTTGATGGTGATCTCTACTGGGTTTCAAGAAACCCTCAG CTACTGGAGTATTTCAAACCCAGTGAACCTTGGGTTCCGGCTTCTTCAGCTCCTAAAGCTGCCAGTGTCAAACCAGCTAAGCTTTCGAAAGAAGACCTAGAAGAGCAGCTCATAAATCTGTTTTTGACAACTAGATTTAAACCAAG TTATGCAATGAGTGAGGCAGCTGATAGCTGGCTGGCTATGATGGATCGCTACTTGACCCGAGGAGATAGTAGCATTGATGAGAACTTAGTGAAGGCAAACATACTGCGTTTGGTTGATATATACTATGATGCGCTAGATGCGCCGAAGAAAGGTggaaag GTCGAAGTTCCCAAAGACTTGAAGGTGTCGAAGTTTCCTCATtacatggaaaagaaaaattcatacCTTTCAACTTCAATTTTAGGATCGATTTATGACACGGTGAATGAGTACCAACCAGAGGACCTCTCAACCAGAG AAGTTAAGAAACTTCCCATTTTCGACGTTGAAGTCCCTGAGGAGTGCTTGATCAAATGGAGGGAACAATACAAACAGTACAGGTGTGACATGACCTCGGCATTGCGAGATGGTGATCGAGAGGGGAAGAATCAGGCTGCCGGGGAGCTCATAACAAAGTATAGAGAG ATTCTATACGGTGGTGATGATTTCGACAAGAGTACAAGGCCGATGGGTGAAATATTTGACGAGGCCATCGCGATATATAATATCTGTTACGACTATGCCAGGAGTGCAGGTGTAAGTAAATGCGGGTTTGCATGGAAAGTTGCAGGGTCAGCTCTCTTCAAACTTCACTGGATCAAACAAGGTGATGAATGCCCTTTTCTGGTGTCACCATCTGTCTTGAAGGAAATTCTGTAA
- the LOC137743202 gene encoding probable RNA-dependent RNA polymerase 3 isoform X2 produces MQLGSVIAAETIRSWKDLPMHVFETRVWEALGRNYIGKEDRRLTFEWDSGKTHLYHCYVSLDGSCKFKGPFLNKERTLLQKVLGDDNVLMVKFADEGNGTGPSNSYNNKYATYRKVAREGILVGLRRYRFFVFKDGGKEEKKKNPTSSPVKCYFVRTDSDASIDRDVWHMLANRTIYEARSLFMHAHTVSSVATYMARFSLILSKTIRFPVDLSVVNVEFIDEEYCRDESGNLIYRDDKPLIHTDGTGFISEDLALLCPNNISKGKRISNKKIKRLPNHNELDGKGMEKKQPGSRIGEPPLLIQFRLFYKGCAVKGTFLVNKMLPPKTVQIRPSMVKVEIDPELSDNETVNALEIVGTSIPPGKSYLSRNLIALLFHGGVPKEYFMEILERALEDAHSVFCNAHTALKVAVNNGEIDDNSNTARMILCGIPLDESYLQYCLSILIKEEMKGLRRGKLYVPDCYYLMGTADPTGILEKDEVCIILDGGLVSGKVLVYRNPGLHFGDIHVLKATYVKELEYVVGNAKYAIFFSRKGPRSVADEISGGDFDGDLYWVSRNPQLLEYFKPSEPWVPASSAPKAASVKPAKLSKEDLEEQLINLFLTTRFKPSYAMSEAADSWLAMMDRYLTRGDSSIDENLVKANILRLVDIYYDALDAPKKGGKVEVPKDLKVSKFPHYMEKKNSYLSTSILGSIYDTVNEYQPEDLSTREVKKLPIFDVEVPEECLIKWREQYKQYRCDMTSALRDGDREGKNQAAGELITKYREILYGGDDFDKSTRPMGEIFDEAIAIYNICYDYARSAGVSKCGFAWKVAGSALFKLHWIKQGDECPFLVSPSVLKEIL; encoded by the exons ATGCAGTTGGGAAGTGTTATAGCGGCGGAGACTATTAGGAGTTGGAAAGATTTGCCAATGCATGTATTTGAGACCAGAGTTTGGGAAGCTTTGGGTCGCAATTATATCGGCAAGGAAGACCGGCGTTTG ACTTTTGAATGGGATTCGGGAAAAACACACCTCTATCATTGTTATGTTTCTTTGGATGGGAGTTGCAAATTCAAG GGTCCGTttctaaacaaagaaagaactCTCCTACAGAAAGTTTTAGGAGACGACAATGTTTTAATGGTGAAATTCGCTGATGAGGGGAATGGGACAGGGCCCTCAAATTCTTACAATAATAAGTATGCTACATATCGCAAGGTTGCAAGAGAAGGGATTCTTGTAGGGTTGCGACGATATCGTTTCTTTG TGTTCAAAGATGGTGgtaaagaggaaaagaaaaaaaacccaacttcATCACCCGTGAAGTGTTATTTTGTTCGTACGGACTCTGATGCTTCAATTGACAGGGATGTATGGCATATGTTAGCTAACAGAACAATTTATGAAGCAAGATCTCTTTTCATGCATGCCCATACTGTGTCTAGTGTGGCCACCTACATGGCTAG GTTTTCACTCATTCTGTCAAAGACAATCAGATTTCCAGTAGATCTGTCAGTTGTGAATGTTGAGTTTATTGATGAGGAATATTGTAGG GATGAATCTGGTAACCTTATTTACAGAGATGACAAACCGCTTATACATACAGATGGCACTGGATTTATATCTGAGGATTTGGCTTTACTTTGTCCGAATAACATATCCAAAGGAAAGCGTATcagtaataaaaaaatcaag AGACTTCCGAATCATAATGAACTTGATGGCAAGGGTATGGAAAAGAAACAGCCTGGTTCTAGAATCGGGGAACCG CCTTTGCTCATACAGTTCCGACTGTTTTACAAAGGCTGTGCTGTTAAGGGAACGTTTCTTGTCAACAAAATG CTGCCACCGAAAACAGTCCAGATTCGACCTTCAATGGTTAAAGTTGAGATAGATCCAGAACTTTCAGATAATGAAACAGTGAATGCATTAGAGATAGTTGGAACAAG TATTCCACCCGGGAAGTCATATTTATCGAGGAATTTAATTGCGCTTCTATTCCATGGAGGGGTGCCAAAAGAATATTTCATGGAAATACTTGAGAGAGCTTTGGAAGATGCTCATAGTGTTTTCTGCAATGCACATACCGCACTCAAAG TTGCCGTTAACAATGGTGAGATTGATGACAATTCCAATACGGCAAGAATGATCCTATGCGGTATTCCCTTAGACGAATCATATTTGCAATATTGTCTATCGATATTAATAAAAGAGGAAATGAAAGGTCTTAGAAGAGGGAAACTGTATGTTCCTGATTGCTATTACTTGATGGGGACAGCTGATCCAACCGGGATTCTAGAGAAAGACGAAGTTTGCATTATCCT TGACGGCGGACTAGTTTCAGGCAAGGTATTAGTGTATCGGAATCCTGGTTTACACTTCGGGGATATACATGTTTTGAAGGCCACTTATGTGAAGGAGTTAGAATATGTTGTTGGAAATGCCAAGTATGCTATATTTTTCTCTCGCAAAGGCCCGCGTTCTGTAGCTGATGAAATAAGTGGTGGGGATTTTGATGGTGATCTCTACTGGGTTTCAAGAAACCCTCAG CTACTGGAGTATTTCAAACCCAGTGAACCTTGGGTTCCGGCTTCTTCAGCTCCTAAAGCTGCCAGTGTCAAACCAGCTAAGCTTTCGAAAGAAGACCTAGAAGAGCAGCTCATAAATCTGTTTTTGACAACTAGATTTAAACCAAG TTATGCAATGAGTGAGGCAGCTGATAGCTGGCTGGCTATGATGGATCGCTACTTGACCCGAGGAGATAGTAGCATTGATGAGAACTTAGTGAAGGCAAACATACTGCGTTTGGTTGATATATACTATGATGCGCTAGATGCGCCGAAGAAAGGTggaaag GTCGAAGTTCCCAAAGACTTGAAGGTGTCGAAGTTTCCTCATtacatggaaaagaaaaattcatacCTTTCAACTTCAATTTTAGGATCGATTTATGACACGGTGAATGAGTACCAACCAGAGGACCTCTCAACCAGAG AAGTTAAGAAACTTCCCATTTTCGACGTTGAAGTCCCTGAGGAGTGCTTGATCAAATGGAGGGAACAATACAAACAGTACAGGTGTGACATGACCTCGGCATTGCGAGATGGTGATCGAGAGGGGAAGAATCAGGCTGCCGGGGAGCTCATAACAAAGTATAGAGAG ATTCTATACGGTGGTGATGATTTCGACAAGAGTACAAGGCCGATGGGTGAAATATTTGACGAGGCCATCGCGATATATAATATCTGTTACGACTATGCCAGGAGTGCAGGTGTAAGTAAATGCGGGTTTGCATGGAAAGTTGCAGGGTCAGCTCTCTTCAAACTTCACTGGATCAAACAAGGTGATGAATGCCCTTTTCTGGTGTCACCATCTGTCTTGAAGGAAATTCTGTAA
- the LOC137746893 gene encoding NADP-dependent malic enzyme-like, producing the protein MLQRSLFLLVLKQSTPSASASCAPTSASLISVFELKGSLRKVGAESDLKLSLGSLRMASKVTDSTVQIDPKSTVGGGVEDVYGEDTATEDQLVTPWTYSVASGYSLLRDPQYNKGLAFTEKERDAHYLRGLLPPATASQQLQEKKLMNTIRQYQVPLQKYMALTELQERNERLFYKLLIDNVEELLPIVYTPTVGEACQKFGSIFRRPQGLYISLKEKGKVLEVLKNWPERTVQVIVVTDGERILGLGDLGCQGMGIPVGKLALYTALGGVRPSACLPVTIDVGTNNEQLLEDEFYIGLRQKRTRGKEYEDLLQEFMNAVKQNYGEKVLVQFEDFANHNAFELLSKYRTSHLVFNDDIQGTASVVLAGVVAALKLIGGSMSEHRFLFLGAGEAGTGIAELIALEISKKTKVPVEETRKKIWLVDSKGLIVSSRKDSLQHFKQPWAHEHEPVKDLLDAVKAIKPTVLIGSSGVGRTFTKEVIEAVSSFNEKPLILALSNPTSQSECTAEEAYTYSEGRAIFASGSPFDPVEYNGKVFIPGQSNNAYIFPGFGLGLVISGAIRVHDDMLLAASEALAGLVSEENFAQGLIYPPLSNIRKISAQIAANVAAKAYDLGVATRLPRPENLVKYAESCMYSPTYRNYR; encoded by the exons ATGTTACAGCGCTCGCTGTTTCTTTTAGTATTAAAACAGAGCACTCCATCTGCTTCTGCTTCTTGTGCTCCTACTTCTGCTTCTCTGATAAGCGTTTTTGAGCTCAAAGGGTCACTGAGAAAGGTTGGTGCTGAATCTGATCTTAAGTTATCGCTTGGGTCGTTGAGAATGGCGAGCAAGGTCACGGATTCTACGGTTCAGATCGACCCCAAGTCCACCGTCGGCGGCGGCGTTGAGGATGTCTATGGTGAGGACACTGCCACCGAAGACCAACTTGTCACCCCCTGGACTTACTCCGTTGCCAG TGGATATTCTTTGCTGAGAGATCCTCAATACAACAAAGGGCTTGCATTtacagagaaagagagggacGCTCATTACTTGCGTGGCCTTCTGCCTCCAGCAACTGCTTCTCAACAACTCcag GAGAAGAAGTTGATGAACACTATCCGACAATATCAAGTCCCGCTGCAAAAGTACATGGCGTTAACAGAACTCCAG GAGAGGAATGAGAGGCTGTTCTACAAACTGCTCATTGATAATGTCGAGGAATTACTTCCGATTGTCTACACTCCGACTGTTGGTGAGGCTTGCCAGAAATTCGGAAGCATCTTCAGGCGCCCTCAGGGTCTATACATTAGTCTGAAAGAGAA GGGTAAAGTTCTAGAGGTATTGAAGAACTGGCCTGAAAGGACTGTTCAGGTTATTGTCGTGACTGATGGTGAACGTATATTGGGACTTGGTGACCTCGGTTGTCAG GGGATGGGAATTCCCGTAGGGAAGTTGGCCTTGTACACGGCACTTGGAGGAGTTCGCCCCTCAGCA TGTTTGCCTGTGACGATTGATGTTGGGACAAACAACGAGCAGTTGCTGGAGGATGAGTTTTACATCGGACTCAGACAAAAGAGGACAAGGGGAAAG GAGTATGAGGATCTTTTGCAAGAGTTCATGAATGCCGTCAAGCAGAACTATGGCGAAAAAGTTCTTGTACAG TTTGAAGATTTTGCAAACCACAATGCTTTCGAGTTGCTGTCCAAATATAGAACATCTCATCTCGTCTTCAATGATGACATACAG GGGACGGCATCTGTAGTTCTTGCAGGAGTTGTGGCAGCGCTTAAATTGATAGGTGGATCCATGTCTGAGCACAGGTTTTTGTTCCTTGGTGCCGGTGAA GCTGGTACCGGTATAGCAGAACTAATAGCTCTTGAGATCTCAAAAAAg ACAAAAGTTCCTGTGGAAGAGACCCGTAAGAAGATCTGGCTTGTTGATTCAAAG GGATTGATTGTTAGCTCTCGTAAAGATTCTCTTCAACATTTTAAGCAGCCTTGGGCTCATGAACATGAGCCTGTTAAGGATCTTCTGGATGCTGTCAAG GCAATTAAACCAACAGTTCTTATCGGATCATCTGGTGTTGGAAGAACATTTACAAAGGAAGTGATTGAAGCAGTATCGTCCTTCAATGAG AAACCTCTTATTTTGGCTCTTTCCAACCCAACATCACAATCTGAATGTACCGCTGAAGAAGCTTATACTTACAGTGAG GGTCGCGCAATTTTTGCCAGCGGAAGTCCATTTGATCCTGTTGAGTACAATGGCAAAGTTTTCATTCCTGGCCAG TCCAACAATGCATACATTTTTCCTGGATTCGGTCTGGGTTTGGTTATCTCTGGAGCAATCCGTGTTCACGATGACATGCTTCTGGCAGCCT CGGAAGCTTTGGCGGGGCTAGTTTCTGAGGAGAATTTTGCACAGGGGCTGATTTATCCACCATTGTCAAACATCAGAAAGATTTCTGCCCAAATAGCTGCTAATGTAGCTGCAAAAGCATATGACCTTG GGGTGGCTACGCGTCTCCCTCGTCCCGAGAATCTTGTGAAGTATGCCGAGAGTTGCATGTACAGTCCCACCTACCGAAACTACCGCTGA